In Podospora pseudopauciseta strain CBS 411.78 chromosome 2 map unlocalized CBS411.78m_2, whole genome shotgun sequence, the genomic stretch GGAGGTGAGGCGGGACGTAAATGTCGTCGTTGGGGAGTTTGGAGTCCTTGCGGAACTCTTCGAGGAAGTCGGCGTGGAAGGAGTGGTGGAAGTGGACGTAGGAGTAGTGGGCGTCTTTATTCTGAACCACCAAAAACATCAGTTATGAGCTATAATAGAaggggaaggtgggggggggggaggggagggtaaATACCATGCTGGCGTGTCCGATCCAAAGTCTAGCAATCGCCCGGCTAGTCTCGGTGGCCTCAACCTCGAGGTTCTTCACCTCGGGCACCTCCGTGATATCCGGCAAAGAAACTATCTGGCTGGATGTGCGGCTGTCGAGCTCCCAGAAACTGGTGCTCGTCACGTACGAGGCGTCGCTGTCGGTATCCGGGCCCTCGAGCTCAGAGGTTATATCCGCTTCGTTATTGTCGTGGTTGCGGTCGGCGTCACGGGCTTCGGCGTGGTTGCGGATCCAGTCGAGCAAAAAATCACCCTCTGCCTCAGGAGTGCTGTCTAGACCGAGACCGTCAGAGTCGCCGACGGAGACGTTGTCGAGGATTTGATCAGTGTGATCGGTCTGGGCGGGCAGGGCAGGTTGATTGCTGTGTTCGTCCTCGTAAGAGGGAAGATTCGGGTGCTGGAtgtgagagggggggggaagcgggggagaagaagatccGGCAGCGGTTGGGTTGGAAGGTCGGTCGAGGTTGGCAGGGTCGACATGGAGGAGATCAACTTCGTCCTCTGTGTCTTCCCAAATGGTCTCGAGGTCCCGGCCGCCTTGATTCATCTTCGCACTGTGAAGCCTGTGGGCTTGGTATGGTCCGTGCGTTAATGTGGCGCTTCGTTAGCgtggtggaagagagagaagagggacGTGCGTTGTGGAGCTACAGAAGTAGCGAGACTTCTGTGGCTGGGTGGTCTGTGCttgagcaccttgatggtcAGAGCAAGTTCACGACGGCTTGAAGCGTACAAGTTCAGCAAGGTTGCACTTCTAAAAGAGGTTGTGTTCAGGAAATCATCGCAGCATTCGAGGTTTGTGATTGATTTACTGCAACTTGGACCTCAAACGAGCAAAATGATGCAGCGATCCGCTCTCGAACAAGTTACTGCTGGCCCTTCTTAATTCTCGACAGACTTACAGGTAGGATGGGTCTCATTTTATGTGGTTAGTCTTGGTCTGTAAGTGGATTTGGGTACAGGGCCAAACTGTGTGTAAAGAAAGGGAGTAACAAAATGGTCACGATTTTTGTTGGCTACACGTCGAGGAACAAGAACATATAATGAGATGAATGCCAGATCTTTCTTATTTGTGAGCGAAAACTATGCTACCAAAACTTCTTCACTATGAGCCTTGGATTCAGCCAACTTAATTTCTCCTTTATTGGTCAGCTTCATCTATAAAAGACCAGTGATAACCACCCCGTTTTCCTTGCCATGGACGCCCCAAAATCTGCACCCGATCTAAGCCCAGTGTCTAATCTTCAAAACCCTCCAGTATTTCACGGATTTGAGGGTCACTTATTGTTATCAGTGGTAAGAAGCCCCCCTCCTGATTAATACCCCGCATGAGTTCAAAGTACCTCATGGGCATAAGCAGTGTCCTTAAAGAGGATCCGGTATCCTCGCCAATGC encodes the following:
- a CDS encoding uncharacterized protein (EggNog:ENOG503P55D; COG:S), whose translation is MNQGGRDLETIWEDTEDEVDLLHVDPANLDRPSNPTAAGSSSPPLPPPSHIQHPNLPSYEDEHSNQPALPAQTDHTDQILDNVSVGDSDGLGLDSTPEAEGDFLLDWIRNHAEARDADRNHDNNEADITSELEGPDTDSDASYVTSTSFWELDSRTSSQIVSLPDITEVPEVKNLEVEATETSRAIARLWIGHASMNKDAHYSYVHFHHSFHADFLEEFRKDSKLPNDDIYVPPHLQPVNPEDEDDVVPDQHAAFGIQKATQKVKEPAWRDLGLEELMSRGPGGGNAHQGPWANNSRPGTSSGAGAAAAGGAAGRGNAAPRRRPGHRAPGSGYRGLPR